attgaaacgcatttttttttttaatgatgtaaccacaaattcgcgattttcagatttattcctgtatatgggctataaaacctacctacctgccaaatttcatgattctaggacaacgggaagtaccctataggtttcttgacagacagacggacaacaaagtgatcctataagggttccatttttccttttgaggtacagaaccctaaaaacattaatgCGCCTTGGTCTGTGTGTCAACTTATATGCCCATATAAGTTGATTGCCTTACTTGAAGCAgccatggagagcactcttaaatGCTCATATATCCACAGGTACCAAGACCACTGGCGTTACATGACTCAGAGGTATTGCTTCCTCATCTCACTGACTATTTGGCTGGAGCAAGGCATCCTGGCCACTCATGACACAGTTGCAGCAATCCTAGGCAGTAAgtaatgttacaatttttttgagaGGGCTTTGAAGATTTTGGCCTACGCCATAGAATAGTCCgccattttacttttttagggttctctacctcgaaaggaaaaacggaacccttataggatcactttattgtctgtctgtctgtcaagaaacctatagggtacttcccgttgacctagaatcatgaaatttggtaggtatgtaggtcttatagcacaagtacaggaataaatcagaaaaccgcgaatttgtggtcacatcatttgaaaaaatatatatatgtttcaattttcaaagtaagataagtataccaagtggggtatcatatgagagggctttacctgtacattcaaaaacagatatttatttatttttatgtagaatagtttttgatttattgtgcaaaatgttggaaaaaatacctgagtacggaaccctcagtgcgcgagtgtgactcgcacttggccggttttttttttctaaaatagcGGCCAGGCATAAAACCTGTATTGATCAGACTGGTTAGACTGTTGTACTGATGACTCCACCAGTACAATTTTAATAGTTTATATCTCTGAAAGGTTTTGCctcataatataatacttgTTTGTATTGTCGCTACAAGCCAGCCAGCTATTGGTTAGTCTAAGTTTTATGTGTGACCgccattttgaaaaataaaataaaatggcggGCATGAAGGTAGGCCAGGCtccatattaaaatattcaaacccctTTGGAAGCtttttatgtatttgaaaactagatcttaaaaatcctgtgggaactagtTTTTcaggaccaaaagtagcctatgtcttttcCCAGgtagcaagctatctctgtttcaaatttcgtcaaaatcggttaaacagatgggccatgaatactagcagacagacaaacactttcgcatttataacattagtatggatgtttcaGTAAGTGCAGTGGAAGAAAAGGCTGGATTTCATCTTGATATAGAAGACTACCTCGTGGGCTTACTGCATATGTGCTCAGAATTGGTAAGTAGATCATCTTGAGACGTGATCAcatgccggcccactactgaacacaggtcctatctcagaatgagaatgatttggtcatagtctaccacactggcttAGTGTGCATTcacttttaaaaacattatggagaatgaAAGctgttaaaacttttttttgattCTGATAaaagttaggccttgactgaaatctcacctggtggtaagtgatgatgcagtctaagatggaagcgggctaacctaaaattatttagaaataaaaatctgttttagaatgtacaggtaaaagcccATTATGATTGGGATTTCAatctttgaaagttgaaaatattattgtactgtaagaagtggcatattattgtaaattgtacatttgaaaagagcaaccgccgagtttcttgctggttcttctcggtaggaacagcattccgaaccagtggtagattattttgacgattcaaaagcacttgtaaaagtttaattgaataaaaataatttgaatttgacagtAGACCATAGACAATAGAGAATAATACATAGACTATGGAGTTACAGACGGATGACATTATACAACAGTACACATTGGTTGCAGGCGCGGTTAGCAGTCAACTCAGTGACACGAGGGAACTATGAAAAACCGTTACAGATATCCAAGTTCGTTATGGAACTCAACGCTGGATTCAGGTATGTTGCAAAATCAGTTGAACAGGTTTAGAGCCTGCTTCATAGAAGCAATAACTCGTTGGCGGGTGGAACTAAAGCTGGGTCCAGACGAGTGTAACGTGTAATGTAACCCCCCGTCcgcacactgcccgtgtggcatgggaaggagcgaggaacggaggcagagacatAGTGTgaccgcgttactcgcatgttcctggctcatgcccatcgctccctattttgtcggtaagtaatagcgcgcacgctgccacagtttcgacgtccatcgcgttgcaaagacAAGCGACTTAGTGCGGCGGCGTCGCGATTAagtgcgcgagtagagcagtgtgtggacggggggggggggggggggggtaaaATTACGAATGACATGAAagacgacgaatcgattgacacctcattcatcaaaatcggcccacgGCGGCGGCGCTACGGTgtaacacacagaatctggatacaaacatacatacccacattcatacatagactgctaaaatcataatccttccttttagctttgtcgcagtcgggtaaaaagtgggggtctccaaatttttttttttctattgtatcgagtgggatgtcaaatgaaagaaaaaattctgagctcatgaatataaatgtactacattaaaatatatcaagcgacagaaaaacaattttactatgatatttcagcgtttattgagacgatcgcagtcgggttttagttttcaactttacctTGTTACTGCACTAGTAtgtgaaatgttttttttttctttgttcaCAGGTTATTAAACCTCAAGAACGATCACCTTCGCAAGAGATTCGACGCTCTCAAGTATGACGTGAAGAAGATAGAGGAGGTTGTCTATGACTTGTCCATCCGTGGTCTGTTGCCCAAACCGGAAGCGCTGGACGCACCGGAAACCGCTGACGCTAAGactgactcttaggtttaagtttattttggaTTAAATTAACTATgaattaaatgatttttttaaataaaattgtgtttAATTAATAACATGTCACCGCCAATTTTTATGGTTAGATTTTcgtttttgatgtcattttgtttggttttaaggctctagtatcgactataactcacaaattagtcgatactagcattaatttaatttagaactatcaaacatcgtgactttagctgccagtcgcgagcctattgatTTTTGTAGTGTTCACTAAAATTTagactttaatttaaaactcatgttctgtccttttttagcaatattaaaaagaaaaagatacagatactctaaattcCGCATTCCTTGACTAAAATAGTCCGTtacaaactaaaataacagTACTAAACTAGGTTCTAAGTCTAATGCTACGtggcattatgaaagggatagcaatacacaagacctgtcattttaatttCAGATTGTTACTATATAAGTTACAGGCGAAACGAATCAAAAgcgtgtaaaaaaaaacaacagtaTTTATTGTGACACATTTATTCTATAAACGATATCAAAAACTTAATATAGGTATTGACAACTTAATATACAAATTGTAAGGACAGTgctagtacaagtgtaaattaaaaatttataacaccccccgacaagtgaaggttacagtaactagaaaagagctgataactttcaaacggctgaaccgattttcttggattatagctaagaacactctcgatcaagccacctttcaaacaaaaaaaaaactaaattaaaatcggttcattagtttaggagctacgatgccacagacagatacacacgccaaacttataacacccctctttttgggtcgggggttaaaaaacgaagacaggtgaaaGTACTGATGATTACAGTAGCCAGTAGGAAATGTGGACCTTTAGACAGGGATTTCGGCTTCGTgtagcgttgtctctgtcactcacaCTTATGTGACGTTTTATCGCTCttaacgacagagacaacgctctaagAAACTGCTATCTTTCTTCTAAAGATGTACAATACTTTCTGCCGGATACtgtactgataagataccacaaaaaacgcgtttttttaaaatctgtatttttaaaagttcgcaatgtattgcgaATAAAACTGACGGACGCtgcgtagataggtgccgcGAGATCAATGCCGCGTCGCATAGGCagggcattgaccccgagttttgcatgctctacattgcgggtttaaaaactactgaatcactaaaactactaGTTGTTTATGGcaaactaggggatgcccgcggcttcgtccgcgtggattgcgattttttaaatcccgtaggaactctgattttccgggataaaaagtagcctatgtccttccccgggacgtatcccaagtctgtacctttcattaaaatcggttcagcggttgggccgtgaaaagtaaaacgttgcagacagacacacgcatttataatacattttAGTATGGACGGATTGAGTTTAGGTGctataataatagcgctaagtttaTAGTAAGGCGGCCGTTTAGTggtaggtcccgggttcgattcccgacagaggtttggaatttcataatttctaaacgtctggtctggtctggtgggagtcttcggccgtggctagttaccaccctaccggcaaagccgtgtcgccaagcgatttagcgttccgatacgtgggtttaatgaaaactgctatacccttccaggttagcccgctgccatcttagactgcatcatcacttaccaccaggtgagattgcagtcaagggctaacttgtatctgaataaaataactaaaaagaATATACTAGCATTCTAATTACAACCTATACTATTATTCCATAATTAGTTATACATTATAGGAAAATAGAGTAACACCAAAGAAATCATTTTTGTGCAAAGAATGGACCTGGCTGGCTGAGCGCGGGAGCACAACCAGTATTCTCAGCACATAGCACAGTTTTTTGTACCTCCTGAAAATTTTAAGATAATGGACTTAAGTCCTTTTCAAAATACCCGATACATTTTCATCTATACCTtctaacataataaaaaaagttttattctaACATTTGAAAAATGAACCTATgtggttccgttggcacccttcggcggacgtttttagggttccgtaacccgAAAAACGTTAAATAATCATTCTCTCTCGTCTCTCTCACTAGACCgacttttgactttgctcagatttaagacactgttaaaacgagacagcgttataccgctggcataaatctgtctcgttttaactgaaactcaagtcttagtaaattcaaagtgcgctccaTAGATTTGAACCTTAAACCATGCatggtacataattattattacttaagtcTTAAAATATCACAAAACAGTAAACGTTTTAAAAACAATCACAGACTGGAAGTGAAAATGGTCCTtttaaaagccgattcacaccaagcacatacacgtgacacgtgcgtagtgacgcgcgtgaatccgtagacataactacacgcattacgtctacgcgaacgttcacgccacgcaagcggtatgccatgtctcatacagctccatacattacaacgcaatgctacgcgctacgtctacgcttacgcggcctgtgtgaCCGGCGCTTTAGTCTTCAAGGACTTAGTATAAGATTCTACATCTCACCAAACGTTAGAATTGGAGCAATTTCAAGTGTTTCGAACACTTCAGCGTTAATGTAAAATGGTCCTCAATGACCTTGCTTTAAAGTTCAGTTTATCCATGCAACTACAGCCAGCGCtcgaatttaatttggtttttcgcaatttgtaaactaatacgacaaagtaggcttatggtattctaattccgacaatggcagtgtcatcttcacaggattacataaaaatctttacttgaaagggtgcagtttaagaaattagtcaaaataatgagtttaacatgagttactcacaaattagtccatactgtaactaatttcttaaactgggccctttcaagtgaagatttCAAAGCTCGAATTCTATCAGCGTTTTGGTGATCTATAAAATCTCGTACTAAGCATACAGAACTTAAGATTTCTATTTTCGACAACTATAATTTAGCATCCTATAGTGAACTGTGCGATATCGTACCCTACGAATaacgaaaaattattatcacaaaCATATTCGAAAGAATTGCTATCCATTTCCACACGTACaattaacaaattatttttataatatttctcgGAAATTATCTTCCAATTTCTACTTTTTATACCCTGATTATAAACTTCTAGTAATTCTAAGAACTTTTTCgcgtttttattaaaactgatgGCTTTAACTTTTAGTTTATGGTTGTTTATGGCACTTTTATAGTCTATGACACTATGATCTGGTAGAATGTTTCTCAGCCAAACACTAGTTCCTTTATTATGACAACTATAGATTATTCCTTTGTTTAAAATTCCATGATATTTAAGCAAAGGTAGAAATTCCGTTTCGGAATCCATGTTTTCTATtgcattttgtattttcctttGAATCACTTCTGTTTCAAGAATATTTGATTCGATTAGGACTATATCATGACAAGTTTTATCTATTTCTTTATTTCTATTATTCAAATCTTTTATCTGAGTTTCATTTGCATGTTTTGAATCATTACCTGTGTCTAATTTAGAATTAATTTCATCTATTTTGTGAACTTTTTTTAGTAATTCAGTTTTGAATCCACTTTCAGGCgctaaattttctttattatcttCTCTGACTTGAAAGACATCTAATTTAGAATTAGTTTCATCTATTTTATGAGATTCTTGTAATAATTCTTCTTCAAATTCACTTTTAAGTCTTGAATTTTCGGTATAGTCCATCCCTACTTGAATAACGGCTAATTTAGAATTAATTTCATCTATTAAATGCGATTCTTCTAGTAACCCTATTTTAAATTCACTTTCAAGTGTCGGAATTTCTTCATAATTTTCTTCTACTCGTAATTCGTCTGATTTAGAATCAGTTTCATCTATTTTGTCAGATTCTTCTAATAATTCTActttaaattcattttcaagTGGTAAATTTTCTTTATAACCTGCTCCTAATTTTGAATTAGcatctattattatttcatcTATTTTGTGAGATTCTTCTGGTAAACCTATTTTAAATTCACTTTCAAGTGTCGCAATTTCTTCATAGTTTTCACTTACTCGTAATCCGTCTGATTTAGAACTAGTTTCATCTATTTTGTGAGATTCTTCTGGTAATTCCAGTCCAAATTCCCTTTCAAGTGTTGAATTTTCTTTACTATCTGTTCCTGTATGGATTATGTCTAATTTAGAATTAATTTCCTTGGTTTTCTCAGAGTCTTCTGAATCTACTGTGCGACTTATAAGTCTTAAATCTTCTATATTGTCATCATTTATTGAAGTTATACAGAATTTATGTTTCACTTCAACTGCTTCATAGGATTCATCTAATTCTGTTGCCTCATATTTACGTTTACGACTCAAATTTTCATTacaattagtctttattattgacatttccaattttgtttcaatttctacttctttgagttcttttctagtttcatCTCTTTCGAATTCGTTTGTGCGTTTTATATCTTTGATGTTATTTGCTTCCATTTCATTCTTTTCTTTCATGGAATGTGTTTCCTCGTTATGAAGAGACTCTTTTGGCtcatttttacttttaagtgtTGAATCCTCTTCATAATTTGAGTCcacttggattatatctaagttGGAATTCGCTTCATCAGTCTGAAGCGTTTCAGAAGAGTTATCTGTCTCGCAGTCACTCAAACAGTCTTCATTCTGTCTTATTACTTGCATAATTTCGTCGGTATCAAACGATTCTTCTGACCCGTAGTCACTTAATTCTTCTTTCTCTATTTCTACTATATCTAATTCAGAATGTTTTCTATCAACCGGATGCGATTCTTTTGATCCGATTTCAGTTTTACTATCTTTAGTATTAGTAAGAACTTCATTTAAACTTGTAGCATTCAAATTTTCACTGCTATTTCCATCTATTAGTATTATGTCTGATTTGGTATGCGTTTTGATTTGGTTCGATATTTCTGATTCAATCTCATTTATAGTGGCTTTTATATCATTAAAAGCTTCGAAGGCTTGCTTATCAACTTTGATTGATTCTAGTTGAATCATTTCTATTTTTGAATGGTTTTTAACTTCTTGGTGCGATTCTGATACAATTATAACATCACTATTTTGACTATCACTGCAAACGTCAGGAACATATTTGGATTTCAAATCTTCACTGTTATTTGCTTTAACTTGTATAGTGTCTGATTGGGAAGATTTGTCTCCGGTTTGATGCGATTCTTTTGATTCTACATCATCTGTACTACCTCTTATACCATCGCTAACTTCATATTCATCgataagttttaaattttgactaACATTTTCTATTTGTTTTTCATCGAATTGGGATTGTTTTTCAACGTCTTCATTCAATATTTCTGATTCAATCGAATCATTTGTATCAGCTTTACAacaatttttagttttatctgtagttgtacttatatttaattCAGCATGAATCACTTTTACTCCAATGCTTTTATTGATCTCAACATTTGTTACTTGATCGTTGTTGTAActagaatttttaatttccactAATGTTGTTATGTCGTCACATATTAAGAACTTTTCACTACGGTCATACCATTTTCTCATATTATCAGTTATTTTACAAGGAATATCTAGTTTATCATTTAATTTTGACGACTCAATATATTTTGAGTTGTCATTTATATTAAAATCGTTATTTTCATGATCGTTGGGAATTGTATctgtgttattattattattattgtaagttAACAAGTTGATCGTTACTTGTATCAAATCGATATCGATTCTTctaaaatcattattatcacCTGTATTCATATCTTTAGCGTACAAGGGAAACCATTTGAATTTCTCACTAGCTTTTGCCATTATATCTTCACTACTGTTGACTGTAGAGTTATTAAGTTTTGTACCATTACATTCATTTCTTACATTTCTTTTTCGCATGTTTTCTTGTATTACTTTATCATCAACTGCAGAGTAGTGTATTGAATCAATAGATGGATGTGAAGCTGTGCTGTCTGGTTTACTTATATCATTAGTAATTATCAAACGTTCACGTATTTTATCTGTATTATCTGTATTATTGGCTGTagctttatttgtatttatatcAGCGtctgtattttgtttattagcTTCTTTATTACTAGCTTTGATAGTTTCTGGTTTTCTTTGGTTATTTGCATCATCTGCATTTGGTACTGTAGTATCAATacatctttttataatattttttattacttcagTGTTGATAGCAGGTTTCCGGCAGTTCAACTTGCGCAGGAGGATTGACCTGTAAATGAACGTAAAATTACTCATTTCTGTGGGTCATGTTCTCTTCCATTGTTTACACGCAGCGAGTTTATCATCATCTTAGACTTACATAAACGAACCAGTTAATGACTTTATGTTCGCAATATTTACCATCCATTAGTGACTCAGAAAatatgagagagagagagagagagagggagagagagggagggagagagagagagaccaTAGTACAAgaagtaacttttttttttaattttcaaggcgGCCTTTTGAAATTTGtctctacctgttacggttcatgagatacagcccgctgacagacagacagacagcagaggtTTAGTAACAGGGCCCTGTTGGCACTGAGAAccctcaaattcaaattcaaattcaaaatatttttattcaattacaatttttcaagtacttttgaatcgtcaaaagcatccaaccactggtttggaatgcctttcctagcgaaaactaaattaataaaaaaatcaaaaatttgaaaaatttaaaaaaaaatcacctgGTTGGCTTAGCGTAGAACTGCACATCCAAAAAGCATGCATTATTGACTTGTAATATTTTATCCGACAATTCTTTTACCGGCTTATAAGGAATTGCAACTTTATTATTAACACAAGAGCAAATCGTCTCCACAACATCACAGCACTTTTCCGTCAAAGCCGCATCAAAATCGATCCACCTTTCGGAATCTTCACTTATCAAAAACTCCAATACTGTT
The DNA window shown above is from Maniola jurtina chromosome 27, ilManJurt1.1, whole genome shotgun sequence and carries:
- the LOC123879100 gene encoding repetitive organellar protein-like isoform X2 codes for the protein MDDEIPQSFKVQWVYTTLRYLKDDTQMIMEYPEMPVNHMEYLHNLIWQRKHEVGLGVRSMYAPVWETMRIFSSKYRYKVFVNKSADGTKGYLVIEKIPKKENQEPDTQENLERANEIPDCQSSDSESESSQSQLESSQSQLESSQSHLESNQSQPESPVHYPVGTQPKKTNTIAIRKKTKSEKFLISKHKIIESISPVLLRKTLQHILDFLLKKEEASIIFSDLAPVEAKFLENFLGIFNKRISFRDILSPACNELLDKMCEFFKEFDKACKLEVYAAKYNVHTKKREVTFMKVPRYTRSNANESQENIVTPQVNIENIPSVAPFSKENIPKPISSQTSVNSNSNIITISNENTTKGDIEKKKEIKLSMDAENGEGTSSINATNIEGKLSMLKENVKEKLSANSDTEDNFAKNLQITDKLVVLNKDLLKHEIEEIALPKNGAKIIPAVKKIDKPTISKIRARSLGPTDRSVGPTNRSLGPRKDRLLVAMSTPLESDKAMRMMRLMGWQGGALGPRGDGIVEPIIPALDIVRGKGFGHVVKEKPKSTKPVKPVKKSKVEEKSKPVKTSQTEDRLKPVQTCQTEEKLNPVDTPQTEERLKPVKTSQTEEKLKPVKTLEERLKPFKTSPTEEKLKPVTSQIKEEPPKPVKLNRRVLDRMEFLHKILDLISKDRARREQAVTYPVKLCQRQKICYDNIICVLNKRKHTSITLTEHENEILKEIASVMDTEPHLTLDMMVSSDQRELTITKKIDFVVNTTDRMRWPTLSKETQDLQENVNLEKKMTKSEFEIHICSTVLEFLISEDSERWIDFDAALTEKCCDVVETICSCVNNKVAIPYKPVKELSDKILQVNNACFLDVQFYAKPTRSILLRKLNCRKPAINTEVIKNIIKRCIDTTVPNADDANNQRKPETIKASNKEANKQNTDADINTNKATANNTDNTDKIRERLIITNDISKPDSTASHPSIDSIHYSAVDDKVIQENMRKRNVRNECNGTKLNNSTVNSSEDIMAKASEKFKWFPLYAKDMNTGDNNDFRRIDIDLIQVTINLLTYNNNNNNTDTIPNDHENNDFNINDNSKYIESSKLNDKLDIPCKITDNMRKWYDRSEKFLICDDITTLVEIKNSSYNNDQVTNVEINKSIGVKVIHAELNISTTTDKTKNCCKADTNDSIESEILNEDVEKQSQFDEKQIENVSQNLKLIDEYEVSDGIRGSTDDVESKESHQTGDKSSQSDTIQVKANNSEDLKSKYVPDVCSDSQNSDVIIVSESHQEVKNHSKIEMIQLESIKVDKQAFEAFNDIKATINEIESEISNQIKTHTKSDIILIDGNSSENLNATSLNEVLTNTKDSKTEIGSKESHPVDRKHSELDIVEIEKEELSDYGSEESFDTDEIMQVIRQNEDCLSDCETDNSSETLQTDEANSNLDIIQVDSNYEEDSTLKSKNEPKESLHNEETHSMKEKNEMEANNIKDIKRTNEFERDETRKELKEVEIETKLEMSIIKTNCNENLSRKRKYEATELDESYEAVEVKHKFCITSINDDNIEDLRLISRTVDSEDSEKTKEINSKLDIIHTGTDSKENSTLEREFGLELPEESHKIDETSSKSDGLRVSENYEEIATLESEFKIGLPEESHKIDEIIIDANSKLGAGYKENLPLENEFKVELLEESDKIDETDSKSDELRVEENYEEIPTLESEFKIGLLEESHLIDEINSKLAVIQVGMDYTENSRLKSEFEEELLQESHKIDETNSKLDVFQVREDNKENLAPESGFKTELLKKVHKIDEINSKLDTGNDSKHANETQIKDLNNRNKEIDKTCHDIVLIESNILETEVIQRKIQNAIENMDSETEFLPLLKYHGILNKGIIYSCHNKGTSVWLRNILPDHSVIDYKSAINNHKLKVKAISFNKNAKKFLELLEVYNQGIKSRNWKIISEKYYKNNLLIVRVEMDSNSFEYVCDNNFSLFVGYDIAQFTIGC
- the LOC123879110 gene encoding translin; the encoded protein is MSGNHLINSIFSDFQKSLDEEQEVREVIRNVCKEVDQISREITTILQVIHHDEAGISPACLKARELFEKASEGYGKLKQAVPATDYYKYQDHWRYMTQRYCFLISLTIWLEQGILATHDTVAAILGISAVEEKAGFHLDIEDYLVGLLHMCSELARLAVNSVTRGNYEKPLQISKFVMELNAGFRLLNLKNDHLRKRFDALKYDVKKIEEVVYDLSIRGLLPKPEALDAPETADAKTDS
- the LOC123879100 gene encoding repetitive organellar protein-like isoform X3 produces the protein MDDEIPQSFKVQWVYTTLRYLKDDTQMIMEYPEMPVNHMEYLHNLIWQRKHEVGLGVRSMYAPVWETMRIFSSKYRYKVFVNKSADGTKGYLVIEKIPKKENQEPDTQENLERANEIPDCQSSDSESESSQSQLESSQSQLESSQSHLESNQSQPESPVHYPVGTQPKKTNTIAIRKKTKSEKFLISKHKIIESISPVLLRKTLQHILDFLLKKEEASIIFSDLAPVEAKFLENFLGIFNKRISFRDILSPACNELLDKMCEFFKEFDKACKLEVYAAKYNVHTKKREVTFMKVPRYTRSNANESIPAVKKIDKPTISKIRARSLGPTDRSVGPTNRSLGPRKDRLLVAMSTPLESDKAMRMMRLMGWQGGALGPRGDGIVEPIIPALDIVRGKGFGHVVKEKPKSTKPVKPVKKSKVEEKSKPVKTSQTEDRLKPVQTCQTEEKLNPVDTPQTEERLKPVKTSQTEEKLKPVKTLEERLKPFKTSPTEEKLKPVTSQIKEEPPKPVKLNRRVLDRMEFLHKILDLISKDRARREQAVTYPVKLCQRQKICYDNIICVLNKRKHTSITLTEHENEILKEIASVMDTEPHLTLDMMVSSDQRELTITKKIDFVVNTTDRMRWPTLSKETQDLQENVNLEKKMTKSEFEIHICSTVLEFLISEDSERWIDFDAALTEKCCDVVETICSCVNNKVAIPYKPVKELSDKILQVNNACFLDVQFYAKPTRSILLRKLNCRKPAINTEVIKNIIKRCIDTTVPNADDANNQRKPETIKASNKEANKQNTDADINTNKATANNTDNTDKIRERLIITNDISKPDSTASHPSIDSIHYSAVDDKVIQENMRKRNVRNECNGTKLNNSTVNSSEDIMAKASEKFKWFPLYAKDMNTGDNNDFRRIDIDLIQVTINLLTYNNNNNNTDTIPNDHENNDFNINDNSKYIESSKLNDKLDIPCKITDNMRKWYDRSEKFLICDDITTLVEIKNSSYNNDQVTNVEINKSIGVKVIHAELNISTTTDKTKNCCKADTNDSIESEILNEDVEKQSQFDEKQIENVSQNLKLIDEYEVSDGIRGSTDDVESKESHQTGDKSSQSDTIQVKANNSEDLKSKYVPDVCSDSQNSDVIIVSESHQEVKNHSKIEMIQLESIKVDKQAFEAFNDIKATINEIESEISNQIKTHTKSDIILIDGNSSENLNATSLNEVLTNTKDSKTEIGSKESHPVDRKHSELDIVEIEKEELSDYGSEESFDTDEIMQVIRQNEDCLSDCETDNSSETLQTDEANSNLDIIQVDSNYEEDSTLKSKNEPKESLHNEETHSMKEKNEMEANNIKDIKRTNEFERDETRKELKEVEIETKLEMSIIKTNCNENLSRKRKYEATELDESYEAVEVKHKFCITSINDDNIEDLRLISRTVDSEDSEKTKEINSKLDIIHTGTDSKENSTLEREFGLELPEESHKIDETSSKSDGLRVSENYEEIATLESEFKIGLPEESHKIDEIIIDANSKLGAGYKENLPLENEFKVELLEESDKIDETDSKSDELRVEENYEEIPTLESEFKIGLLEESHLIDEINSKLAVIQVGMDYTENSRLKSEFEEELLQESHKIDETNSKLDVFQVREDNKENLAPESGFKTELLKKVHKIDEINSKLDTGNDSKHANETQIKDLNNRNKEIDKTCHDIVLIESNILETEVIQRKIQNAIENMDSETEFLPLLKYHGILNKGIIYSCHNKGTSVWLRNILPDHSVIDYKSAINNHKLKVKAISFNKNAKKFLELLEVYNQGIKSRNWKIISEKYYKNNLLIVRVEMDSNSFEYVCDNNFSLFVGYDIAQFTIGC